A genomic segment from Montipora foliosa isolate CH-2021 chromosome 9, ASM3666993v2, whole genome shotgun sequence encodes:
- the LOC137970104 gene encoding transmembrane protein 11, mitochondrial-like yields the protein MADELSEDVCEGGCVIIHEIYDSEDAHEQFEADLERALESQCGMIVIEPTAIGEETARWIQVGNCLHKTAVIAGLGCFLSPRILPKVLKEPVSFGCGGVSFLCAVLYGISWQFDPCCQYQVEYDTKKLAKLPLGSLTSSSPIVLVRKDDKYRKRLQNLIAGSAFVYCGWKVYWWYFG from the exons ATGGCGGACGAGTTGAG TGAAGATGTCTGTGAGGGAGGCTGTGTTATCATCCATGAAATTTATGATTCAGAGGATGCACATGAACAGTTTGAGGCAGATTTAGAGAGAGCACTAGAATCCCAGTGTGGAATGATTGTAATTGAACCTACTGCAATCGGAGAGGAAACTGCTCGTTGGATTCAAGTTGGGAATTGTTTACACAAGACTGCAGTTATTGCGGGACTTGGCTGCTTTTTAAGCCCTCGGATACTACCCAAAGTTCTCAAGGAACCTGTTAGTTTTGGTTGTGGAGGTGTAAGCTTTTTGTGTGCAGTACTGTATGGCATTTCATGGCAGTTTGATCCATGCTGTCAGTATCAAGTTGAATATGACACTAAAAAACTTGCAAAGCTACCTTTGGGAAGTTTAACCTCGTCATCACCCATTGTCCTTGTCAGAAAAGATGATAAATATCGCAAAAGACTTCAGAACTTGATAGCAGGATCTGCATTTGTTTATTGTGGTTGGAAGGTCTACTGGTGGTATTTTGGTTGA
- the LOC137970086 gene encoding uncharacterized protein, protein MATSAGTTPLIGSNDDDLEGDPNTEGLGAAENVSDNSCDNEVPGKQPLSIKRRIALVGALLLCVFTVFAFAFLLPCHKQRCQKVPVCPGKGDLKSINWTANFSGIIPGLLSLADTTGYGGADILVEFNIKEDEFDNSSFLSEICKDKICRGSGVLAIDGSCGTRLWIFNNNFSFSLMDCERIAGGTDSNDRHCLLLEEKVKVVLLNINNGTTKWQSESKANQRISALKYVNDIDNDGVRDVVFVNERGGRGSEGNINLLSGKTGKAVGRSLPLPEGDGGSNILAVHTLSNAEQFVIIGSKSAKKNRTSLWAISVHDLLNKVRNGTKVIPGIPWGKRHPDTVTGFISIFKESLILGQPLLTDLDSDGEKDIVFLEERNGLSLRAMNGNNLGVLWNITVPSAVSIDKLFQVQHSAEGNSTDVALLVKHGNHSCSLMVIAGLTGKTRWSFESSTGFPVAPVPVQGLSGVKEAFVLWLSKAEAMRLFPRSRKSREIQPGSPQDQNAKGHTATKTRKLLSSILRKGDRDKHLTSTGMHLKSNPEQFSHHNNDDNRSEESKDFDNDLKDNIDFSSYRDEVAGILVRKFDLDLDGEIERKGTSDSLVAMQEALDAWDENIKTGKALLFPRNEYIQDPRMGSNKESFYDPKNSFHFLHNAGIISQQTWKRKRRLSKHNYRDLAQELRDLANQKQDEDLALGVKKEDETTYVQSGGKGLIKRNGKLGSLIKSENADHKSSLSSQEEDLLSSMSIQKKSEMLSNDRQGQKNLGSRSRGDFKIREMTLRQESLIASKESVRESAQDILQRLSANNMLKKKKIPFENDRQDNLNVGPAEKPSFHKRSVGSSRPGSQCIKSSNDDADSYVAVLLIKDAEGRQHLAEITEERPLYLDAEEYERLFNVKKGVARPSSCLRLIPSLQSEPVLRDTEEGLDLVYTVTLVSEGNSHHVGKVRKMTMSQVFQNLEGLKTVISKKQISKRENDYSISFPRIN, encoded by the exons ATGGCTACTTCAGCCGGCACAACACCGCTTATAGGATCGAATGATGATGATCTCGAAGGCGATCCAAACACAGAGGGGCTCGGTGCAGCTGAAAACGTTAGCGACAACTCATGTGACAACGAGGTTCCAGGGAAACAGCCGTTGTCGATAAAACGTAGGATTGCCTTGGTTGGCGCTCTTCTACTTTGCGTGTTCACTGTCTTCGCGTTTGCATTTCTGCTTCCTTGTCATAAACAGCGGTGCCAGAAAGTTCCAGTTTGTCCTGGCAAAGGAGACTTGAAGTCGATTAACTGGACTGCTAATTTTAGCGGGATTATCCCAGGTCTTCTCTCCCTGGCAGACACTACCGGCTATGGTGGTGCAGACATTTTAGTTGAGTTCAACATTAAGGAAGACGAATTTGATAATTCCTCGTTTTTAAGCGAGATTTGTAAGGATAAAATTTGTCGTGGTAGTGGTGTTCTAGCCATCGATGGCTCCTGTGGCACCAGATTGTGgatttttaataataacttctCCTTTAGTCTTATGGACTGTGAGAGGATTGCTGGAGGAACAGATAGTAATGACCGGCATTGCTTGTTGCTGGAAGAGAAGGTCAAAGTTGTCCttcttaatattaataatggAACAACAAAATGGCAGTCGGAATCAAAGGCCAACCAAAGGATATCTGCATTGAAATATGTCAATGATATAGACAACGATGGTGTTAGAGATGTTGTGTTTGTGAATGAGCGAGGTGGTCGTGGCAGTGAGGGTAATATCAACTTGCTTTCAGGGAAAACTGGGAAAGCTGTTGGTCGCTCCCTCCCTTTACCAGAAGGTGATGGTGGAAGTAACATCCTTGCTGTTCATACTTTGTCAAATGCAGAACAGTTTGTGATAATTGGCTCAAAGTCAGCAAAGAAGAACAGAACGTCATTGTGGGCTATATCAGTCCATGATCTTTTAAACAAGGTTAGAAATGGAACCAAAGTGATACCAGGCATACCTTGGGGGAAGCGTCATCCAGACACGGTCACTGGCTTCATTTCCATTTTCAAAGAATCTCTGATCCTAGGGCAACCACTCCTGACTGATCTTGATTCTGATGGTGAGAAAGACATTGTCTTTTTGGAAGAGAGGAATGGACTTTCCCTTAGGGCTATGAATGGAAATAATCTAGGAGTTTTGTGGAATATCACTGTACCATCAGCTGTTTCCATTGACAA GTTATTCCAAGTACAACACTCTGCTGAAGGAAATTCCACAGATGTTGCTCTGTTGGTTAAACATGGAAACCATTCCTGTTCACTTATGGTCATTGCTGGACTAACAGGAAAGACCAGGTGGTCTTTTGAGAGTAGTACTGGTTTCCCTGTCGCTCCAGTACCAGTGCAAGGACTGTCGGGTGTGAAGGAAGCTTTTGTGTTGTGGCTTTCAAAAGCAGAGGCTATGAGGTTATTCCCTAGGTCAAGGAAATCCAGGGAAATTCAGCCTGGCAGTCCTCAAGACCAAAATGCCAAAGGGCATACAGCCACAAAAACTAGAAAACTTTTATCCTCTATCTTGAGAAAGGGAGACAGAGATAAACATCTTACAAGCACTGGTATGCATTTGAAATCTAATCCAGAACAGTTCTCTCACCACAACAATGATGATAATCGTTCAGAAGAGAGCAAAGATTTTGACAATGACTTGAAAGATAATATTGATTTTAGCTCTTACCGTGACGAAGTTGCTGGTATTTTGGTTAGGAAATTTGATCTTGACCTTGATGGAGAAATTGAGAGGAAAGGTACCAGTGATTCTCTTGTTGCCATGCAAGAAGCTCTTGATGCATGGGatgaaaatatcaaaactgGGAAAGCATTACTGTTCCCAAGGAATGAGTACATTCAAGATCCAAGGATGGGTTCAAACAAGGAATCCTTTTATGATCCAAAGAACTCTTTCCATTTTTTGCACAATGCTGGTATAATTAGTCAGCAGACATGGAAGAGGAAAAGACGATTGAGTAAGCACAATTACCGTGATCTTGCCCAGGAACTCCGAGATTTGGcaaaccaaaaacaagacgAGGATCTAGCTTTGGGTGTTAAAAAGGAGGACGAAACTACATATGTGCAAAGTGGAGGCAAGGGTTTAATAAAGAGAAATGGCAAACTAGGTAGCTTGATCAAGAGTGAAAATGCAGATCATAAATCTTCCCTCAGCAGTCAGGAGGAAGACTTGCTTAGCAGTATGagcattcaaaagaaaagtgaaaTGTTATCCAATGACAGGCAAGGGCAGAAAAATTTAGGCTCCAGAAGTAGAGGAGACTTCAAAATCAGGGAAATGACCTTAAGGCAAGAGAGTCTAATTGCCTCCAAAGAATCTGTTAGAGAAAGTGCACAAGATATTCTGCAAAGACTGTCTGCAAATAACATGCTCAAAAAGAAGAAGATCCCTTTTGAGAATGACAGGCAGGATAATTTAAATGTGGGACCAGCTGAGAAGCCCTCCTTCCATAAGAGGTCTGTTGGGTCCTCGCGACCAGGATCACAGTGTATCAAAAGTTCAAATGATGATGCTGATTCATATGTAGCTGTGCTGTTGATTAAGGATGCTGAAGGAAGACAGCATCTTGCTGAAATTACTGAAGAAAGACCTCTTTACTTGG ATGCAGAAGAATACGAAAGATTGTTTAATGTCAAGAAAGGAGTTGCAAGACCAAGCTCATGTTTACGACTAATACCCAGTCTCCAGTCTGAACCTGTGCTAAGAGATACAGAGGAGGGCCTGGATCTGGTATACACTGTCACCTTGGTTTCAGAGGGAAATTCTCACCATGTTGGAAAAGTTAGGAAAATGACCATGTCACAAGTTTTTCAAAACCTGGAAGGCTTAAAAACTGTGATTTCCAAGAAACAAATATCAAAAAGGGAAAATGATTATTCTATTAGCTTCCCAAGAATTAATTAA